The following coding sequences are from one Diadema setosum chromosome 9, eeDiaSeto1, whole genome shotgun sequence window:
- the LOC140233186 gene encoding uncharacterized protein: MPRRKQHAPKRLKVCHTGGVESGEYDSDNDTGEEEPTPLEESPENEESSPSHPPSLMPSSKLLEYTTPVGEEPDTSDAQSGPTVSPLAGLEAMQPPTGIGKPVLRATELAMQRTSILLSSKKESYNSQNFLIAASQLDACRRRLDPISGDREHTLGSKLQASLRSSRLASNLAHKEQREVLPGTSILQEEALDLRVGQKNRCLKKHHKQSKETTSDLKEKHLHAKSSRTLSRASHKAVHYYRDPHSVESDLLHAEATRRLLDHNQNFPNPEHRLQTRHGTGSSRKGSLDRKLDQKDRSVIRKSSDVQSTQQKLKINSVSSKAAITNYKCPTCNHSFENYLRYTVHLTTTGHDKHLSRVRKHYTTEAIDFQDEKSRKLVMKCVVCEAPFSNLEELTFHMMQSNHYSTVLGQSGSDDAAKVVMSRDLFRSQSDNEDETVHNSSSDGPSLNSKLSPSGMLFPMFNANAYMVPGFALDHKAALTSQIIQRLPGDSSVIKQHSSSEKELNQKAGTVQSVSEGHRKMLHSGDLKVKCHRCGKEFNHCRSLAKHQKLSRNSCKPKHPVNGTLKGGKKKGKHRYHLHHHHHHHHHHHHHRKHKKHRHEKRRDKAEKHRLRQLKLGDSDHRRHNGKVKKTDKEHLKPVHHDKDSCSSSESHIRDPLVSTPEEALPAIERLSNWANAIGILSEQYPSVADMESVSLPKTRVECSSKYINPDELDVVLPTGSRVNTASLGGNPLGNLASMVETAKELNFSPAAFSSNTKSWARQKKESTKPRIKNISSLPSKPASTVVYVPPALAPLPDPCSLIYNQQQKPLDSLVTPATAPATATAMSSSREPDNERDKSSTGSGDHFRELKFTMAEAIEKLVTRSYLKRAIQEKISGTAEKDDSSLDIKKLRHSTPHEEPALAERLAQNTSADYSKGEHSGIPKPQTSSVTDDQETDGGDSKCEKRSSEDCELKESMPKEADPASDSCDGHGCDTKRNSEKSTPMCSTNSVQKNITAHADQEKRGSPHAPHWKKRIRASEHLALIAKEAQSSLSRKSVSPHLKESPQIITHSSADNSPKATPVIRSSSDNTKGSTSEQAPNSECEMEPTANCRNGLKNEKSCSILDKQQCGEDSDSQMTSQGEDDDCSMDSLSPESDESASQSPCAVRVHEKQSLISTSPKPLATISRELEYGRSSVPQFSENSGSSEGTSVCNSHQIPLVNGRPLKQEQEDNSYEVDTCKMMSPSAGTVRKDNRTAERASPEMSKDIKGAEHCSEHNGASLPAKEYSSSHDTSSQSKSETARNGDSDRASPKQGPSNGSQFYSSRIKMEVTSPEPSNSETESRHAQPLLSNGNHAPGEVRCSSPSQTLQTSHLFVDTQSDFSCSNALADLQSFTNRGISALKSSRSSYFKYRSGQLGGFMHHKITPAESPQPCPKQQRDGVICAPRRSSILTNSFAVSSEHGQIHRVKTEVADSKPEELDRDGRKSKTPTSQTVPGALNNESMTSPERSPSAPKSDRPRTPESNLSPVRATSYPMPSVFPATSASDGNPLDAINRLVNKTMVNSNSSRHIPVKVNKLSVPFKALCARKRPELYTPLLPSSEAILTNPLEEMNKMVNGT, from the coding sequence TGTGTCACACGGGTGGAGTTGAGAGTGGTGAATATGACAGCGACAATGACACCGGTGAAGAGGAGCCAACTCCGCTGGAAGAAAGCCCGGAGAATGAGGAGAGCTCCCCAAGTCATCCACCCTCCCTGATGCCGAGCAGTAAGCTCCTCGAATACACCACTCCTGTTGGAGAGGAACCTGACACCAGTGATGCCCAAAGTGGACCCACAGTCTCCCCCCTAGCTGGACTCGAAGCCATGCAGCCCCCAACTGGGATCGGCAAACCTGTCCTTCGTGCCACGGAGTTGGCCATGCAGAGGACGAGTATTCTCCTGTCTTCAAAGAAGGAGTCGTACAACTCCCAAAATTTCCTGATAGCAGCTTCACAGCTGGATGCTTGCCGTAGACGCCTCGATCCAATCTCTGGGGACAGGGAGCATACCCTGGGAAGTAAGCTCCAGGCTAGCCTCAGGTCCAGCAGATTGGCCTCAAACCTAGCCCACAAAGAACAGAGGGAAGTTCTCCCAGGCACTTCTATTCTCCAAGAAGAGGCTTTGGACCTACGCGTTGGACAGAAAAATAGATGCCTGAAGAAACATCATAAGCAGTCCAAGGAAACAACGTCAGATCTTAAGGAAAAACACTTGCATGCAAAGTCCAGTCGTACACTCTCCAGGGCTTCACATAAAGCAGTTCACTACTACAGAGATCCTCACAGTGTCGAGTCAGATTTGCTGCATGCTGAAGCAACCAGACGTTTACTGGACCACAACCAGAATTTCCCCAATCCAGAACATCGGCTGCAAACCAGACATGGGACTGGTTCTTCCAGGAAAGGCAGTCTTGATAGGAAGCTGGATCAGAAAGACAGGAGTGTGATAAGGAAATCCTCTGATGTCCAGTCAACCCAACAGAAACTGAAGATCAACTCCGTTAGTTCCAAAGCAGCCATCACAAACTACAAATGTCCTACGTGCAATCATTCTTTTGAAAACTACTTACGTTACACTGTACACCTAACAACCACTGGTCATGACAAACATCTCTCAAGGGTGCGCAAACACTACACAACTGAGGCTATTGACTTTCAAGATGAAAAATCTCGCAAGTTGGTGATGAAGTGCGTTGTCTGTGAAGCACCGTTTTCAAACTTGGAAGAGCTGACATTTCATATGATGCAGAGCAACCACTACAGCACAGTTCTTGGCCAGTCTGGATCAGATGATGCAGCAAAAGTTGTGATGAGCAGAGACCTGTTTCGAAGTCAGAGTGACAATGAAGATGAGACTGTTCACAATTCATCTTCAGATGGTCCTAGTCTCAACTCTAAGCTCTCTCCAAGCGGAATGCTGTTTCCAATGTTTAATGCCAATGCGTACATGGTCCCAGGCTTTGCCTTAGACCACAAAGCAGCACTCACTTCACAGATTATTCAAAGGCTGCCTGGAGATTCCTCAGTCATCAAACAGCATAGTTCTTCAGAAAAGGAGCTGAACCAGAAAGCTGGCACTGTCCAGTCAGTTTCAGAAGGCCACAGGAAAATGCTACATTCTGGTGACCTAAAAGTAAAGTGCCACAGGTGTGGCAAGGAGTTCAATCATTGTCGAAGCCTCGCCAAGCATCAAAAGCTTTCAAGGAATTCGTGCAAACCAAAGCATCCTGTGAATGGCACATTGAAAGGAGGCAAGAAGAAAGGAAAGCATCGGTATCATTtgcaccatcatcatcaccaccaccatcaccaccatcaccatcgcAAGCACAAAAAGCATCGTCATGAGAAGCGCAGAGACAAGGCCGAGAAACACCGTCTGCGACAGCTGAAGTTGGGAGATTCAGACCACCGCCGCCACAATGGAAAGGTGAAGAAGACTGATAAAGAGCATTTAAAACCAGTGCATCATGACAAGGACAGTTGCTCTAGTTCAGAATCGCATATTAGGGATCCCCTTGTATCAACTCCAGAGGAAGCATTACCTGCCATAGAGAGGTTGTCAAACTGGGCCAATGCAATTGGAATTCTCTCTGAACAGTACCCATCAGTAGCTGATATGGAAAGTGTTAGCCTTCCAAAAACCAGAGTGGAGTGTTCAAGCAAATACATCAATCCAGATGAACTTGATGTTGTCTTGCCGACAGGATCAAGAGTCAACACTGCGTCACTGGGAGGAAATCCACTGGGAAACTTGGCAAGCATGGTTGAGACTGCTAAAGAGCTAAATTTCAGTCCAGCTGCCTTCAGCAGTAACACCAAAAGCTGGGCCAGGCAGAAGAAAGAGAGCACTAAACCTAGGATTAAGAATATTTCTTCATTGCCATCAAAACCTGCATCAACAGTGGTGTATGTACCACCAGCATTAGCTCCGCTGCCAGATCCTTGTTCCTTGATCTACAACCAACAGCAAAAGCCTCTTGATTCCCTTGTGACTCCAGCTACAGCGCCAGCTACAGCTACAGCAATGTCATCCTCGAGGGAACCTGACAATGAACGCGACAAATCCAGCACAGGTAGCGGGGATCATTTCAGGGAGCTGAAATTTACCATGGCAGAAGCTATTGAGAAGCTTGTGACACGCTCTTACCTCAAGAGAGCCATTCAAGAAAAGATTTCTGGAACAGCAGAGAAAGATGACAGCAGCCTGGATATCAAGAAATTGCGCCACAGTACTCCTCATGAAGAGCCTGCCCTCGCAGAGAGGCTAGCTCAGAACACCTCAGCAGATTATTCCAAAGGAGAGCATTCTGGCATTCCTAAACCGCAGACTTCATCAGTAACTGATGACCAAGAAACAGATGGAGGTGACTCAAAATGTGAAAAGAGAAGTTCTGAAGATTGTGAGCTCAAAGAGTCTATGCCAAAAGAAGCAGACCCAGCCAGTGATAGCTGTGATGGCCATGGCTGTGACACAAAGAGGAACTCTGAAAAGTCTACTCCTATGTGTAGCACAAATTCTGTACAGAAAAACATCACTGCCCATGCTGACCAAGAGAAAAGAGGGTCTCCTCATGCTCCTCACTGGAAGAAAAGGATTCGGGCATCTGAGCACCTAGCCTTGATTGCGAAGGAGGCACAGTCGTCTCTTTCGAGAAAGAGTGTCTCCCCACATCTCAAAGAATCACCTCAAATCATAACTCACTCAAGTGCAGACAACTCCCCAAAGGCCACACCTGTAATAAGATCCAGCAGTGATAACACCAAGGGGTCTACTTCGGAGCAGGCTCCAAATTCAGAATGCGAGATGGAACCTACTGCCAACTGCAGAAATggcttgaaaaatgaaaaatcgtGCAGCATACTGGACAAGCAGCAGTGTGGAGAGGATAGTGATTCTCAAATGACATCTCAAGGGGAGGATGATGACTGTAGTATGGACTCCTTGTCACCTGAATCTGATGAGTCGGCATCCCAATCTCCCTGTGCTGTCAGGGTACATGAGAAACAGTCCCTAATCAGTACATCTCCCAAACCCCTAGCTACTATCAGTAGGGAACTGGAATATGGAAGAAGTTCTGTGCCACAGTTTTCTGAAAACAGTGGATCGTCAGAAGGAACGTCAGTGTGCAACTCGCATCAAATCCCTCTCGTCAATGGGCGTCCTCTTAAACAGGAGCAGGAGGACAACAGCTATGAGGTGGACACATGCAAGATGATGAGCCCTTCTGCTGGCACAGTGAGAAAGGACAATAGGACTGCAGAGAGGGCATCCCCTGAGATGAGCAAGGATATCAAGGGTGCTGAACACTGCAGTGAACACAATGGTGCTAGCTTGCCAGCTAAGGAATATTCTTCCTCTCATGACACGTCAAGTCAGAGTAAATCTGAGACGGCAAGGAATGGAGACTCTGATAGGGCCTCTCCCAAGCAAGGTCCAAGCAATGGCAGCCAGTTTTACTCTTCTCGAATAAAGATGGAGGTGACGTCACCGGAGCCAAGCAATTCAGAAACAGAGAGCAGGCATGCCCAGCCCCTGCTTTCAAATGGCAACCATGCTCCAGGAGAAGTCAGATGTAGCTCTCCTTCGCAAACATTGCAGACCAGCCACTTGTTTGTGGATACGCAGTCAGACTTTTCCTGTTCCAATGCCCTGGCTGATCTACAGTCATTTACCAACAGAGGGATTTCAGCCTTGAAGAGCTCCCGTTCCAGCTACTTCAAGTACAGGAGCGGCCAGCTTGGAGGGTTCATGCATCACAAGATAACTCCGGCGGAAAGTCCCCAACCGTGTCCCAAACAGCAGAGAGATGGGGTCATCTGTGCACCCAGGAGATCGAGTATTCTCACCAATAGCTTTGCCGTGAGCTCTGAGCATGGCCAGATACATCGAGTCAAGACGGAAGTGGCAGACAGCAAACCAGAGGAACTAGACAGAGATGGCAGGAAGAGTAAGACTCCCACCAGTCAAACAGTGCCTGGTGCACTGAACAATGAAAGCATGACCTCACCTGAGAGGTCACCATCGGCCCCAAAGAGCGATAGGCCCAGGACCCCAGAGTCTAACCTGAGTCCAGTCAGAGCCACTTCCTACCCCATGCCATCAGTATTCCCCGCCACCTCTGCCAGTGATGGCAATCCGCTGGACGCAATCAACAGGCTGGTGAATAAGACTATGGTGAACAGCAATTCCTCTCGGCACATTCCAGTCAAAGTCAACAAGCTCTCTGTCCCCTTCAAGGCACTGTGCGCCAGGAAGCGACCCGAGCTCTACACGCCTCTCCTCCCCAGCAGTGAAGCAATCCTCACCAACCCTCTTGAAGAAATGAACAAGATGGTGAATGGAACATGA